A DNA window from Candidatus Sulfidibacterium hydrothermale contains the following coding sequences:
- a CDS encoding T9SS type A sorting domain-containing protein, translating into MKPVRKLLLFVVRLALLCSVMLSFAFSPAVSSLSALPDDDEYANAEDTVTGYGYIATADELTKQILAHVVLSLSPDSVSGVPADTVWKLETNEAGTAFFSLPVKISSADAISLFPVLNARVFPHSGSGFNFISPVIVHAKILVFNANGLLVTVEEITGRHAFVNLRNQSNGLYVYRVVGDKGVVSSGKFIKTNGVVKNVRGEVPDNAFKSADFGFKSTASEVAYYWLKWRKEGYKTDSVRLSLHEGDNGTQTIAMEPLPLDTLWATGNFKAVDENNMGLEDVILYFKPDSVFNHTPDTTFKMETKADGSISFKVPVWISNISKQDPINAKYQLKWSEDGYKTDSAAFTLTEGDNGTQTIKLTPLPVDTTWGQVFIGIRNKETGESITDITELEITPDSIADKTPDTTYHIKTNESGFIYDNFPVRISNKLPPSEIRAKYKIKWVKDGFFTDSTEVTLKDGKNDPVFVYLQPLPPGKVTLIDTVRDLETKKPLENIITNIIVADTVFATDTTDENGVFTFKNIPQGTALTLNIHGSTSHYSLLSVSGYKTPSDVPLNTTDTIFGVYNAYLIARNPITSATHIRQFCGENTNQDTIPFSFDNDTNLSTYVTESDREQYRAWFKQFEKDTDSAFIFKESETSVKGKEGIFIYNGSYATDAYQGEYSTPLGKVYPVIYAISSQFISEYSVFVHEDLRGLGYREVSWTNSVMNAKGSVFTDEDKTLIKIGREYYKQFYDGKTNIDLDFISDDE; encoded by the coding sequence ATGAAACCCGTCCGTAAACTTTTGCTCTTTGTTGTCCGTTTGGCTCTCCTTTGCAGTGTGATGCTTTCCTTTGCGTTTTCCCCTGCTGTTTCTTCGCTTTCTGCTTTGCCTGATGATGATGAATATGCCAATGCGGAAGATACGGTAACCGGTTACGGATATATTGCTACTGCCGATGAATTAACCAAACAAATCCTTGCTCATGTTGTCTTGTCCCTTTCTCCGGATTCTGTCTCCGGGGTGCCTGCCGATACCGTCTGGAAACTGGAAACCAATGAGGCCGGTACCGCTTTCTTTTCCCTGCCGGTGAAAATCTCTTCCGCTGATGCAATAAGCCTTTTCCCGGTGCTTAATGCTCGGGTTTTCCCTCATTCGGGCAGCGGATTTAATTTTATCTCTCCGGTGATTGTCCATGCTAAAATTCTGGTGTTTAATGCCAATGGTCTGCTGGTGACCGTGGAAGAAATTACAGGACGTCATGCTTTTGTTAACCTGAGGAACCAAAGTAACGGTTTGTATGTTTACCGGGTGGTGGGTGATAAAGGGGTGGTGTCTTCCGGTAAGTTTATCAAAACAAATGGGGTTGTAAAGAATGTGCGTGGTGAGGTGCCGGATAATGCTTTTAAATCTGCTGATTTCGGCTTTAAAAGTACGGCTTCCGAAGTGGCTTATTATTGGTTGAAGTGGCGTAAGGAGGGGTATAAAACGGACAGTGTTCGCCTGAGTCTTCATGAAGGCGATAACGGAACGCAGACCATTGCGATGGAACCTTTGCCGTTGGATACGCTTTGGGCTACGGGTAACTTTAAAGCGGTTGATGAAAACAACATGGGTTTAGAAGATGTTATTCTATACTTTAAACCGGATAGTGTGTTCAACCACACCCCCGACACCACATTCAAGATGGAAACCAAGGCGGATGGAAGCATCAGTTTCAAAGTTCCGGTCTGGATTAGTAACATCTCTAAACAAGATCCTATAAACGCTAAGTATCAATTAAAATGGAGTGAAGACGGTTACAAGACGGATAGTGCAGCATTCACGCTCACAGAAGGCGACAACGGAACACAAACAATAAAACTAACACCCTTACCAGTAGACACCACCTGGGGACAAGTTTTTATTGGAATTAGAAACAAAGAAACCGGAGAATCGATTACAGATATTACAGAATTAGAAATTACCCCAGATAGTATTGCAGATAAAACTCCAGATACAACTTATCACATTAAAACAAATGAAAGCGGATTTATTTATGATAACTTCCCAGTTAGAATCAGTAACAAGTTGCCGCCTTCGGAAATCAGGGCAAAATACAAGATAAAATGGGTTAAGGATGGTTTTTTCACGGACAGCACAGAAGTAACGCTAAAAGACGGAAAAAACGATCCAGTCTTTGTTTACTTACAACCTTTACCACCAGGTAAAGTAACGCTGATAGACACGGTAAGAGATTTAGAAACCAAGAAACCTTTGGAAAACATCATAACGAACATTATAGTAGCAGACACAGTATTCGCCACAGACACTACGGACGAAAACGGAGTATTCACTTTTAAAAACATTCCACAAGGAACAGCATTAACGCTTAACATCCACGGATCCACAAGCCACTACTCATTACTAAGCGTAAGCGGTTACAAAACACCAAGTGACGTTCCTTTAAACACAACAGATACTATCTTCGGAGTTTACAACGCTTACTTGATTGCAAGAAACCCAATAACCAGCGCCACACACATCAGGCAATTCTGCGGAGAAAACACCAACCAAGACACAATACCTTTTAGTTTCGACAACGATACTAACCTATCAACATATGTTACTGAATCCGACAGAGAACAATACAGGGCTTGGTTCAAACAATTCGAAAAAGACACTGACAGTGCATTCATATTCAAAGAAAGCGAAACCAGTGTCAAAGGAAAAGAAGGAATTTTCATCTACAACGGCTCCTACGCCACAGACGCTTATCAAGGAGAATACTCTACCCCATTAGGAAAAGTATATCCTGTAATATATGCAATAAGCAGTCAATTCATCTCAGAATACAGTGTTTTTGTTCACGAAGATCTAAGAGGACTTGGATACAGAGAAGTTAGTTGGACTAATAGTGTAATGAATGCAAAAGGTTCTGTATTTACAGATGAGGACAAAACACTAATCAAGATAGGACGAGAATACTATAAACAATTTTATGACGGAAAAACAAATATTGACCTTGATTTCATCTCTGATGACGAATAG
- a CDS encoding adenosine kinase, with the protein MKIIGIGNALVDVLTQLEDDRLLEELGLPRGSMQLVDAERSAKIQEKSKNLKKTMASGGSAANTIHGLAKLGTETAFIGCVGKDETGRFFEEDLKNSGIKPVLFYSDSPSGIANGMISPDGERTFGTFLGAALDLSPEMLSQSHFEGYDILHVEGYLVQNHELLETILKLAKAAGLKISLDLASYNVVEDNLEFLQEMVKNYVDIVFANEEESKAFTGKEPEEALDAIADLADIAVVKIGSKGSMVKQGETVTRIVPIKAKAVDTTGAGDLYASGFLYGLANDLGFEKAGAIGSLLSGTVVEVLGAKFGEEKWTEIREKVKAL; encoded by the coding sequence ATGAAAATTATAGGAATAGGAAACGCCCTGGTGGACGTATTAACACAATTAGAAGATGACCGCCTGCTGGAAGAACTTGGTCTTCCGCGCGGCAGCATGCAACTGGTCGATGCAGAACGCTCGGCAAAAATTCAGGAAAAAAGTAAAAATCTGAAAAAAACAATGGCCTCGGGCGGTTCGGCTGCCAACACCATTCACGGACTGGCTAAACTGGGAACAGAAACCGCTTTTATCGGCTGCGTAGGAAAAGATGAAACCGGCCGCTTTTTTGAAGAAGATTTGAAAAACAGCGGCATCAAGCCCGTTTTGTTTTATTCTGATTCGCCTTCGGGTATTGCCAACGGAATGATCTCGCCCGACGGCGAACGTACTTTCGGTACTTTCCTTGGTGCAGCCCTGGATCTTTCGCCCGAAATGCTTTCGCAAAGCCATTTTGAAGGTTATGATATCCTTCATGTGGAAGGCTATCTGGTACAAAACCATGAACTGCTCGAAACCATTTTGAAACTGGCTAAAGCTGCCGGACTGAAAATATCGTTGGATCTTGCCAGCTATAACGTGGTGGAAGACAACCTAGAATTTTTGCAGGAGATGGTAAAAAACTATGTGGATATTGTCTTTGCCAACGAAGAAGAATCCAAAGCGTTTACCGGTAAAGAACCGGAAGAAGCATTGGATGCCATTGCTGATCTGGCAGATATTGCCGTGGTGAAAATTGGCAGTAAGGGATCGATGGTGAAACAGGGCGAAACCGTAACCCGTATTGTTCCCATCAAAGCCAAAGCAGTAGATACTACCGGCGCCGGCGACTTGTATGCTTCCGGATTTTTGTATGGACTGGCCAACGATCTTGGCTTTGAAAAAGCCGGCGCGATCGGCTCGCTGCTTTCCGGTACGGTGGTCGAAGTGCTGGGTGCTAAGTTTGGCGAAGAGAAATGGACCGAGATAAGAGAAAAAGTGAAAGCACTGTAA
- a CDS encoding T9SS type A sorting domain-containing protein, whose protein sequence is MAGVDKRFLTFIFILFAGTVFGQQFNPPGVDSVVITFTQPPLATVQKAPLLYNKAFAMSFQMDDALSDIYEKIYPVFQGTSTTPGLTFTDGCGRLITFKMSTSLYIFSSYNNTDILNPDDPYHDPGKLTWTQLDTMYRHHWGIENHGLFDNPDVSSPEKIEYAFQRTRSYTRRKISDSVTFKSFVIPNGLDIYVDYLSRNHYYDAINQGQDNSWIGYGNIGFDVESDTIDWLKPVKINRLFTYSNFKEYADSLYNESKRGKHMWLLSGMHLIPSVFLDEMKEIDRTYGSSGKDNILLTTDDRILSYLVVKQAVQIHKTIRNNRMTITFSGDVPSDLMYYTLTLNVYADNPVEKIEVFGTENYDYAGVGKDTALINLSWDGRYYYPAEMLADSFTRQAMTTGSQWKALVAMDYVMKMPSGPQKIALQDSLCSLDRSGWSIDYDAGFCNLVKLGPDTAICPGDTLSLSGPDGMQEYQWYRNNEPFSTASAVTVSPDTTTDYALVVKDNAGNEMSDTIHVTVFSVPEVSLGSDTAVCAGSCFSLSGPVGSYQYLWSTGDTTSTVTLCPESDTTVKLTVKTADGCLVSDSVKVTFHKPPVIRIAQDSTSYCFGDTVFLSTETNDSALTFLWNTGDTTASIAFLPQVPDTTYKFDVQARSVYGCQAEDSARIFVYPEIPAFSLGPDTGICPGNCISLKGLQGNYAYRWSTGDTTSAITVCPVSDTVISLTLFTPEKCSASDTIQIEQYLLPDIDIPQDSLTSCFGDTAQIHAESSTPGVSFLWNTGDTTNTIKVVSPFPDTVMTYTVKTLSAQGCVNTDSAQLFVFPAVRVKMDTSVFKACEGKPVTIFCSAVQGEFKDYIWSFDGNDYQTEADSLVLYQPAVSDWVRVRAADAHGCTATDSTFLHTIRYPDIIIPADTGICQGDSLHVVGSGGKIFYWLNGKDTLSKDSVLQVMPLQNTVYEAVSGNDPLCLYTDNLNVTLFPLPETKIVQQDTAACLNTRFRLSAEGAEHYLWYPGGVTSDTFSVMPQDTMTVYLWGTDEKGCKAKDSLLIAPAPLPEANFSGLMPSYCENDPAVVLTGFPAGGFFSGNGMHDSLFSPKQAGPGNHAVSYVFISREGCVGKSTKETFVYGPVPAIHLVPADTTLYPDGSVQYDAGPGFDSYYWTTGAVTRTIKVNYGDFPLGTTTIRVVGITGGCSSVDSAVITFAAPAGMINSKTEKIAVFPNPARREISVVFPGNGKPSLLEIFDMTGRKWIEKRLPACSGSCKTTLFLPRLKPGYYSLWIHNSSGSYFSKIIVQ, encoded by the coding sequence ATGGCGGGAGTAGACAAGAGATTCTTAACCTTTATTTTTATCCTTTTTGCCGGAACCGTATTCGGGCAACAGTTTAATCCGCCCGGTGTCGATTCGGTGGTAATTACCTTTACACAACCTCCGTTGGCTACGGTTCAAAAAGCGCCCTTACTTTACAATAAGGCTTTTGCGATGAGCTTTCAGATGGATGATGCTTTGAGTGACATTTATGAAAAAATATATCCTGTTTTTCAGGGAACCTCCACTACGCCGGGATTGACTTTTACTGACGGATGCGGCCGTTTGATCACGTTTAAAATGTCCACATCTCTCTATATATTTAGCAGTTACAATAACACCGATATTCTGAATCCTGATGATCCGTATCATGATCCGGGAAAATTAACCTGGACGCAATTGGATACGATGTATCGTCATCACTGGGGTATTGAAAATCACGGACTTTTTGATAATCCGGATGTTTCATCTCCTGAAAAAATAGAATATGCCTTTCAACGGACCCGGAGCTATACCCGCCGGAAAATCTCTGATTCAGTGACATTTAAAAGTTTTGTTATTCCCAACGGACTGGACATCTATGTGGATTATCTCTCCCGGAACCATTATTATGATGCCATTAATCAGGGGCAGGACAACAGCTGGATAGGATATGGCAATATTGGTTTTGATGTGGAAAGTGATACGATTGACTGGTTAAAACCGGTGAAAATAAACCGGCTGTTTACTTACAGTAATTTTAAAGAGTATGCTGATTCGTTGTACAACGAAAGTAAAAGGGGAAAACACATGTGGCTGCTTTCCGGAATGCATCTCATCCCCTCGGTTTTTCTTGATGAAATGAAAGAAATTGACCGTACTTACGGCAGTTCGGGAAAAGATAATATTTTGTTGACCACAGATGATCGTATATTAAGCTATCTGGTTGTAAAACAAGCAGTACAAATTCACAAGACGATTCGGAATAACCGGATGACAATTACTTTTTCCGGAGATGTCCCGTCCGATTTGATGTATTATACACTCACCCTGAATGTGTATGCAGATAACCCGGTAGAAAAAATAGAAGTCTTTGGCACAGAAAATTATGATTATGCCGGAGTCGGAAAAGATACTGCACTGATTAATTTATCCTGGGATGGCCGGTATTATTATCCGGCAGAAATGCTGGCCGATTCATTTACACGGCAGGCTATGACCACCGGTTCTCAATGGAAAGCGCTGGTAGCCATGGATTATGTCATGAAGATGCCTTCCGGGCCTCAGAAAATAGCCTTGCAGGATTCGCTGTGTTCTTTAGATCGCAGTGGATGGAGCATTGATTATGATGCCGGATTTTGTAATCTGGTAAAATTGGGGCCCGATACGGCAATTTGCCCGGGAGATACACTTTCATTGTCAGGTCCTGACGGAATGCAGGAATACCAATGGTACCGGAATAACGAACCTTTTAGTACGGCATCTGCTGTAACCGTTTCGCCGGATACGACTACCGATTATGCCCTTGTGGTGAAAGATAATGCCGGGAATGAAATGAGTGATACCATTCACGTAACGGTTTTTTCTGTTCCCGAAGTTTCTCTTGGCTCCGATACAGCGGTTTGTGCCGGTTCTTGCTTTTCTTTGTCGGGGCCCGTTGGCTCGTATCAATATTTATGGAGTACCGGCGATACAACATCAACGGTAACGCTTTGTCCCGAAAGCGATACAACCGTAAAATTAACCGTGAAAACAGCAGACGGCTGTTTGGTTTCGGATTCGGTAAAGGTGACTTTTCATAAGCCTCCGGTGATCCGTATTGCACAAGACAGCACGTCTTATTGTTTTGGCGATACGGTGTTTCTGTCCACAGAAACAAATGATTCCGCATTGACTTTTTTATGGAATACCGGAGATACCACGGCTTCGATCGCTTTTTTGCCACAGGTTCCGGATACGACATATAAATTTGATGTGCAGGCCCGGTCGGTGTATGGTTGTCAGGCTGAGGATTCTGCCCGTATTTTTGTATATCCTGAAATTCCGGCATTTAGTCTGGGGCCCGATACGGGAATCTGCCCGGGAAATTGTATCTCGTTAAAAGGATTGCAGGGAAATTATGCCTACCGCTGGAGTACCGGCGATACGACATCGGCAATTACGGTTTGCCCTGTTTCGGATACGGTGATTTCTTTGACCTTGTTTACTCCGGAAAAATGTTCGGCATCAGATACCATTCAGATCGAGCAATACCTTTTGCCCGATATTGACATTCCGCAAGACAGCCTGACGAGCTGTTTTGGTGATACTGCTCAAATCCATGCGGAATCCAGTACTCCCGGTGTCTCTTTTTTGTGGAATACGGGAGATACAACAAATACGATAAAAGTGGTTTCTCCTTTTCCGGATACTGTGATGACTTATACGGTAAAAACCCTTTCTGCACAGGGATGTGTAAATACCGATTCGGCACAGCTTTTTGTTTTCCCGGCTGTGCGTGTAAAAATGGATACCTCGGTTTTTAAAGCCTGTGAAGGAAAACCGGTAACTATTTTCTGTTCTGCTGTTCAAGGCGAATTTAAGGACTACATCTGGTCTTTTGACGGAAACGATTATCAAACCGAAGCCGATTCTTTGGTTCTTTACCAGCCGGCTGTTTCCGACTGGGTCCGGGTAAGAGCTGCCGATGCGCATGGTTGCACGGCTACCGACAGCACTTTTCTGCATACCATACGTTATCCGGATATCATCATCCCGGCAGATACCGGAATTTGTCAGGGCGACAGCCTTCATGTTGTGGGGTCGGGAGGCAAAATCTTTTATTGGTTAAACGGAAAAGATACTTTGTCAAAAGATTCTGTTTTGCAGGTGATGCCTTTGCAAAATACGGTTTATGAAGCGGTTAGCGGAAATGATCCGCTTTGCTTGTATACAGATAATTTGAACGTAACGTTATTCCCGTTGCCCGAAACAAAAATTGTGCAGCAAGATACGGCTGCATGCCTGAATACCCGTTTCCGGCTCTCCGCCGAAGGCGCCGAACATTACTTGTGGTATCCGGGAGGCGTAACCAGCGATACTTTTTCTGTAATGCCGCAGGATACCATGACGGTTTATTTGTGGGGAACCGACGAAAAAGGATGTAAAGCAAAAGATAGCCTGTTGATTGCTCCGGCGCCTTTGCCGGAAGCGAATTTTTCCGGGTTGATGCCCTCGTATTGCGAAAATGATCCGGCGGTCGTATTAACCGGATTTCCGGCTGGCGGATTTTTTTCCGGTAACGGAATGCATGATTCTTTGTTTTCTCCCAAGCAGGCCGGTCCCGGAAATCATGCGGTTTCTTATGTTTTTATTTCACGGGAAGGCTGCGTGGGGAAATCCACAAAAGAAACTTTTGTTTACGGACCGGTTCCCGCTATTCATCTGGTACCGGCCGATACGACCCTTTATCCGGATGGCTCGGTGCAGTATGATGCCGGACCGGGTTTTGATAGCTATTACTGGACAACCGGCGCTGTAACCCGAACAATAAAAGTGAATTATGGCGATTTCCCGTTGGGTACCACAACCATTCGCGTGGTGGGAATTACCGGAGGCTGTTCCAGCGTTGACAGTGCCGTGATCACTTTTGCCGCTCCGGCCGGGATGATAAACAGTAAAACAGAAAAAATTGCTGTTTTCCCCAATCCTGCCCGCCGTGAGATTTCCGTTGTTTTTCCGGGAAACGGAAAACCTTCTCTTTTGGAGATCTTTGATATGACAGGACGAAAATGGATTGAAAAACGGCTTCCTGCCTGTTCGGGAAGTTGTAAAACAACCTTGTTTCTGCCCCGGTTAAAGCCGGGATATTACTCGTTGTGGATACATAATTCGTCCGGTTCTTACTTTTCCAAAATAATTGTTCAATAA
- a CDS encoding PorP/SprF family type IX secretion system membrane protein, whose product MKIRITYLFLLLLVFSGTLSAQQFPLTTQYLYNPYALNPAMAGYFNYSEIHLDYRREWTQIDDGPKTVRLNGFGNIYKQKMWLGGEMYMDKTGVFSLFKASVSYSYILQTGDNQRLFFGVWANYFQNSISLSDMTEINPADPLLQGRSSISGSTFNAGFGIDYNWQGLNVGFAMPNAMADNSYDVTNPGSPDFKMQREFLFHASYLFYLVDNWQLQGFAVYRKTKNMPGNFEMSAMAVYMKQAWAGLLYRNTGALAVNIGGYVGYGFALNYSFEFGTGGINKGSGTTHEITLSYRFGQQNRKYFENKNGEYSRSYRRQSIYKPTPQIIDYR is encoded by the coding sequence ATGAAGATAAGGATAACATATCTGTTTTTATTATTGCTGGTTTTCAGCGGAACACTTAGTGCCCAGCAGTTTCCGTTAACAACACAATATTTATATAATCCGTATGCTTTAAATCCGGCAATGGCCGGGTATTTTAACTATTCTGAGATTCATTTGGACTATCGCCGTGAGTGGACTCAGATTGATGATGGCCCAAAAACGGTACGGTTGAACGGTTTCGGAAACATTTATAAGCAAAAAATGTGGCTTGGCGGCGAAATGTATATGGATAAAACCGGTGTTTTTTCTTTGTTTAAGGCCAGCGTCAGTTATTCTTACATTTTGCAGACCGGTGATAATCAGCGGCTCTTTTTTGGCGTGTGGGCCAATTATTTTCAAAATTCCATCAGCCTTTCGGATATGACCGAAATCAACCCGGCCGATCCGCTTTTGCAGGGGAGGAGTTCGATAAGCGGAAGCACTTTTAATGCCGGGTTTGGTATTGACTACAACTGGCAGGGACTGAATGTGGGCTTTGCCATGCCGAATGCAATGGCGGACAACTCATACGATGTAACCAATCCGGGTAGCCCGGATTTTAAGATGCAACGCGAATTTCTTTTTCATGCTTCCTATCTTTTTTATTTGGTTGATAATTGGCAACTGCAGGGTTTTGCGGTTTACCGGAAGACGAAAAATATGCCGGGGAATTTTGAAATGTCTGCCATGGCGGTTTATATGAAACAGGCATGGGCCGGATTGCTTTATCGCAATACAGGCGCTTTGGCTGTAAATATTGGAGGGTATGTCGGGTATGGTTTTGCCCTCAATTATTCATTTGAATTTGGAACCGGTGGCATCAATAAAGGAAGCGGAACAACGCATGAAATTACGCTTTCCTACCGTTTTGGTCAACAGAATAGAAAATATTTTGAAAATAAAAACGGTGAATATAGCCGTTCTTACCGCCGCCAGTCTATTTATAAACCAACCCCTCAAATAATCGATTATCGTTGA
- a CDS encoding T9SS type B sorting domain-containing protein, with translation MLYPVSGWGQTLEDVKITVTFSAAPATVSTSFPYLKYNKDFALVLQADDATTDVYDSVYPFFSGKNGNPGLFFTDGTGNDVPFSLDVNYFSLKSGVDVHSDDTANYLSWKKIDELWKNGYSIDSRGLVDPPYGSDQDYQVQRNISFAVKMTAPYTNGGITTDTYVLPSDGQGQMLPARDVGYIAFFSNPSFDLTNNPIDLTSVKPLFSPPRLFLTNRLDNSLYSKVQLMDLQSINGHHYMGVYDFRQFGVSPDISFSEFKKEMEEIASTYGKNGKDNIWVAGDQEVFEYLLLCEKTTISATTLGNETQIGFVGDQIPTNMHWYTLTLLVVGDQPVSSVDVQGAVSSTHAIHGDTAIINFSWDGRIIEPEGERAEKYIQIAKNDTSATNCLIASDYVDAIQNPDTLQKYHDELCALNTSSLENYCSYHFTVSPDTICLGDTATLQAPDGMKHYLWNTGDTVQTIKIAPKENTQYWVEITTPDDQTGRDTTQVIVYPVPVFQHSSDSVVIQPGTDTLLWASGGYPEYLWSTGATDTSIRVQPVRNTTYWVKVTNSYGCSTTQDFMVLPDYGYVIDFKYDTVCLGDSTLLINESSSEKDTLLQTAWDLNMDGEYDDAFGDTVLYAFPKAQLWLVGMRLTFKSGNIITKVHQVPVGEVPQVDFSYSGQCSSEGNTLFIDSTKVDFGDIVTRYWDYGDGLSEYRPNMYAYHQYYPGNYTAKLVVTTSYGCVDSLSKPISIYGSPDIVILREDGTQVYYNDTVSFAQGDSAYLTVKDPEDYDSIVWPPHVLSPDYYVKEEGEYTVKAYVNICPGTSVFYAVYTNSGGGDVPVTSAPAMPFFTPNGDGYNDVWKVDNTKVIPPFSLRVYNRAGSLVYSSENYNNDWKGDFNGNPLPKGTYYYVIVDHNGKEYRGTISIIR, from the coding sequence TTGCTTTATCCTGTTTCCGGTTGGGGACAAACCCTTGAAGACGTAAAAATAACAGTTACTTTTTCTGCAGCACCGGCCACGGTAAGTACCTCTTTCCCATATTTAAAATACAACAAAGATTTTGCATTGGTTTTGCAGGCCGATGATGCCACAACGGATGTGTACGACAGCGTCTATCCGTTTTTTTCCGGAAAAAACGGAAATCCGGGGTTGTTCTTTACGGACGGTACCGGAAATGACGTTCCTTTTTCACTGGATGTCAATTATTTCTCTTTAAAATCGGGAGTGGATGTTCACTCGGATGATACGGCCAATTATTTGAGCTGGAAAAAAATTGATGAGCTCTGGAAAAATGGTTATAGCATTGACAGCCGGGGATTGGTGGATCCTCCTTATGGTTCCGATCAGGATTATCAGGTTCAGCGGAATATAAGTTTTGCTGTAAAAATGACGGCTCCGTATACCAATGGCGGCATTACTACCGACACGTATGTTTTACCTTCCGACGGGCAGGGACAAATGCTCCCGGCCCGCGATGTGGGTTATATCGCTTTTTTCAGTAACCCCTCTTTTGACTTGACAAACAACCCGATTGATTTAACCTCGGTAAAGCCGCTTTTTTCCCCGCCTCGTCTTTTTCTGACCAATCGCCTGGATAATAGTTTGTACAGTAAAGTACAACTGATGGATCTCCAAAGCATAAACGGGCATCATTATATGGGAGTTTATGATTTTCGCCAGTTTGGTGTTTCTCCGGATATCTCTTTTTCAGAGTTTAAAAAAGAGATGGAAGAAATCGCATCCACATACGGAAAAAACGGAAAAGATAATATTTGGGTAGCCGGTGATCAGGAAGTGTTTGAATATCTGTTGCTTTGTGAAAAGACCACGATTTCAGCCACCACACTGGGAAACGAAACACAAATCGGCTTTGTAGGAGATCAAATTCCGACCAACATGCATTGGTATACGCTTACTTTACTTGTTGTGGGCGACCAGCCGGTTTCCAGTGTGGATGTCCAGGGCGCTGTTTCATCCACCCATGCTATTCACGGAGATACGGCCATTATTAATTTTTCGTGGGACGGACGAATTATTGAGCCGGAGGGCGAAAGAGCGGAAAAATATATTCAAATAGCCAAAAACGATACCAGTGCCACCAATTGTCTCATCGCTTCGGATTATGTGGATGCCATTCAAAATCCGGATACCCTGCAAAAATATCATGATGAGCTCTGCGCATTGAATACTTCTTCTTTGGAAAATTATTGTAGTTATCATTTTACCGTTTCTCCTGATACCATTTGCCTGGGTGATACGGCGACTTTGCAGGCGCCTGACGGAATGAAACATTATCTTTGGAATACGGGGGATACGGTGCAAACCATTAAAATAGCTCCTAAAGAAAATACCCAGTACTGGGTGGAAATTACTACCCCGGACGACCAAACCGGTCGCGATACAACACAGGTAATTGTTTATCCCGTTCCGGTGTTTCAACATTCTTCCGATTCGGTGGTCATACAGCCGGGTACCGATACTTTGCTTTGGGCCTCGGGCGGCTATCCCGAATATTTATGGAGTACCGGAGCAACCGATACTTCCATTCGTGTTCAACCCGTTCGCAATACAACCTATTGGGTAAAAGTAACCAATTCGTATGGCTGTAGTACAACCCAGGATTTTATGGTGCTTCCGGATTATGGATATGTAATTGATTTTAAATATGACACGGTTTGCCTGGGCGATTCCACCCTGTTGATTAACGAAAGTTCCAGTGAAAAAGATACTTTGCTGCAAACCGCCTGGGATTTGAATATGGACGGAGAATATGACGATGCTTTCGGAGATACGGTGCTTTATGCTTTTCCAAAAGCACAACTCTGGCTGGTGGGAATGCGGCTTACCTTTAAATCGGGAAATATCATTACCAAAGTACATCAGGTTCCGGTGGGGGAAGTGCCGCAGGTAGATTTTTCTTATTCCGGGCAATGTTCCTCGGAAGGAAATACCCTGTTTATTGACAGTACAAAAGTGGATTTCGGCGATATTGTTACCCGCTATTGGGATTACGGTGACGGCCTTTCTGAGTATCGTCCGAATATGTATGCTTATCACCAATATTATCCGGGCAATTATACCGCAAAGCTGGTAGTAACCACCTCGTATGGTTGTGTAGATTCGCTTTCTAAGCCGATCAGCATTTACGGATCGCCAGATATTGTCATTTTACGTGAAGACGGTACACAGGTGTATTACAATGATACAGTTTCTTTTGCCCAGGGCGACAGCGCTTATTTAACGGTTAAAGATCCGGAAGACTATGATTCTATTGTGTGGCCGCCTCATGTTTTGTCCCCCGACTATTATGTAAAAGAAGAGGGTGAATATACCGTGAAAGCGTATGTGAATATTTGTCCCGGTACTTCGGTATTTTATGCGGTTTATACCAATTCAGGCGGCGGAGATGTCCCTGTAACGTCGGCTCCGGCCATGCCTTTTTTTACGCCCAATGGCGATGGTTATAATGATGTCTGGAAAGTGGACAATACCAAAGTGATTCCTCCTTTTAGTTTGCGTGTTTATAACCGGGCAGGAAGTCTGGTCTATTCGTCTGAGAACTATAACAACGACTGGAAAGGTGATTTTAACGGAAATCCATTGCCGAAAGGAACCTATTATTATGTCATTGTGGATCATAACGGAAAAGAATATAGGGGAACCATAAGCATTATTCGCTGA